From a single Pseudomonas cremoricolorata genomic region:
- the rpmA gene encoding 50S ribosomal protein L27, with protein MAHKKAGGSTRNGRDSESKRLGVKMYGGQVIKPGNIIVRQRGTEFHPGYGVGIGKDHTLFAKIEGVIKFEKKGEFNRRYVSIVAA; from the coding sequence ATGGCTCACAAGAAGGCTGGTGGTAGTACTCGTAACGGTCGCGACTCAGAATCGAAACGCCTTGGCGTGAAGATGTATGGCGGCCAGGTTATCAAGCCAGGCAACATCATCGTCCGCCAGCGCGGCACCGAATTCCACCCGGGCTACGGCGTGGGCATCGGCAAGGATCACACCCTGTTCGCCAAGATCGAAGGCGTGATCAAGTTCGAGAAGAAAGGCGAGTTCAACCGCCGTTACGTGAGCATCGTCGCCGCTTAA
- the proB gene encoding glutamate 5-kinase, which translates to MRSKVTGARRWVVKIGSALLTADGKGLDRGAMAVWVEQMVALREAGVELVLVSSGAVAAGMSQLGWSTRPSAMNELQAAAALGQMRLVQAWESSFGEHGKHTAQILLTHDDLSDRKRYLNARSTLRTLVDLGVVPVINENDTVVTDEIRFGDNDTLAALVANLVEADLLVILTDRDGMFDADPRNNPEASLIYEARADDPSLDAVAGGTGGALGRGGMQTKLRAARLAARSGAHTIIIGGRIERVLDRLKAGERLGTLLSPERGMLAARKQWLAGHLQTRGTLVLDAGAVQALKAAHKSLLPVGVKTVQGSFRRGEMVICVDLDGREVARGLANYSALEAQKIIGQPSDAIEAILGYSAEPELVHRDNLVLV; encoded by the coding sequence ATGCGAAGCAAGGTGACAGGTGCGCGGCGCTGGGTCGTGAAGATCGGCAGTGCCCTGCTGACAGCCGACGGCAAAGGGCTGGACCGCGGTGCCATGGCGGTCTGGGTCGAGCAGATGGTGGCGTTGCGTGAAGCGGGCGTGGAGCTGGTACTGGTCTCGTCCGGGGCGGTCGCTGCCGGCATGAGCCAACTGGGCTGGAGCACCCGACCGAGCGCGATGAACGAACTGCAGGCCGCCGCCGCCCTGGGCCAGATGCGCCTGGTGCAGGCCTGGGAGTCGAGCTTCGGTGAGCACGGCAAGCACACCGCGCAGATTCTGCTGACCCACGATGACTTGTCCGACCGCAAGCGCTACCTCAACGCACGCAGCACCTTGCGCACTTTGGTCGACCTCGGCGTGGTGCCGGTGATCAACGAAAACGACACAGTGGTCACCGACGAGATTCGCTTTGGCGACAACGACACCCTGGCCGCACTGGTGGCCAACCTGGTGGAAGCCGACCTGCTGGTGATTCTTACCGATCGCGACGGCATGTTCGATGCCGACCCACGCAACAACCCCGAAGCCTCGCTGATCTACGAAGCCCGTGCCGATGATCCGAGCCTGGATGCCGTCGCCGGCGGCACTGGCGGCGCCCTGGGCCGTGGCGGCATGCAGACCAAGCTGCGCGCCGCACGCCTGGCAGCCCGCTCCGGCGCCCACACCATCATCATCGGCGGGCGCATCGAGCGCGTGCTCGATCGGCTCAAGGCCGGTGAGCGCCTCGGCACCTTGCTCTCGCCCGAGCGCGGCATGCTCGCGGCGCGCAAGCAATGGCTGGCCGGGCATTTGCAGACCCGCGGCACGCTGGTGCTCGACGCCGGCGCCGTGCAGGCGCTCAAGGCGGCGCACAAGAGCCTGCTGCCGGTGGGCGTGAAGACCGTGCAGGGCAGTTTCCGCCGCGGCGAGATGGTCATCTGCGTCGACCTCGATGGCCGTGAAGTGGCCCGGGGGCTTGCCAACTACAGTGCGCTGGAAGCGCAGAAAATCATCGGCCAGCCGTCCGACGCCATCGAGGCCATCCTCGGTTACAGCGCCGAGCCCGAGCTGGTCCATCGCGACAACCTGGTTCTGGTCTGA
- a CDS encoding polyprenyl synthetase family protein: MQPQSFYRAVAEDFSAVDEIIKKQLTSRVPLVSKIGDYITSAGGKRLRPLLVLLCGKALGRESDDLRLLAATIEFLHTATLLHDDVVDMSGMRRGRSTANALWGNAPSVLVGDFLYSRSFEMMVELGSMPVMQILSRATRVIAEGEVLQLSRVRDASTSEEVYMEVIRGKTAMLFEASTHSAAALAGADQSQCEALRTFGDHLGVAFQLVDDLLDYKGDSQTLGKNVGDDLAEGKPTLPLIYTMREGTPEQAALVRQAIQKGGLEDLEQIRLAVEQSGALKYTAELARDYVKRAIECLEVLPASEYRTALIELSEFAVARTH, translated from the coding sequence ATGCAACCCCAATCCTTCTACCGCGCGGTGGCTGAAGACTTCAGTGCCGTCGACGAGATCATCAAGAAGCAGCTGACCTCGCGCGTGCCGCTGGTATCGAAGATCGGCGACTACATCACCTCGGCCGGCGGCAAGCGCTTGCGCCCCCTGCTGGTGCTGCTCTGCGGCAAGGCCCTGGGCCGCGAAAGCGACGACCTGCGCCTGCTCGCCGCGACCATCGAGTTCCTCCACACCGCCACCTTGCTGCATGACGATGTCGTCGACATGTCCGGCATGCGCCGTGGCCGCTCCACCGCCAACGCCCTGTGGGGCAATGCGCCGAGCGTGCTGGTGGGCGACTTCCTTTATTCGCGCTCGTTCGAAATGATGGTCGAGCTGGGCTCGATGCCGGTCATGCAGATTCTGTCGCGCGCGACGCGAGTCATCGCCGAAGGGGAAGTGCTGCAACTGTCGCGGGTACGCGACGCCAGCACCAGCGAAGAGGTGTACATGGAGGTCATCCGTGGCAAGACCGCCATGCTCTTCGAAGCCTCGACCCACAGCGCCGCCGCCCTGGCCGGTGCCGATCAAAGCCAGTGCGAAGCACTGCGCACCTTCGGTGACCACCTGGGTGTGGCCTTCCAGCTGGTCGACGACCTGCTCGACTATAAAGGCGACTCGCAAACCCTGGGCAAGAACGTCGGCGACGATCTGGCCGAAGGCAAACCGACCCTGCCGCTGATCTACACCATGCGCGAAGGCACGCCCGAGCAGGCCGCGCTGGTACGCCAGGCCATCCAGAAAGGCGGCCTGGAAGACCTCGAGCAGATTCGCCTGGCGGTCGAGCAATCCGGCGCATTGAAGTACACCGCCGAGCTGGCACGCGACTACGTCAAGCGCGCCATCGAATGCCTGGAAGTGCTGCCGGCCAGCGAGTACCGCACGGCCCTGATTGAACTGAGCGAGTTCGCCGTCGCACGTACGCACTGA
- the cgtA gene encoding Obg family GTPase CgtA: MKFVDEVSIRVKAGDGGNGCMSFRREKFIENGGPNGGDGGDGGSVYMVADENLNTLVDYRYTRHHEAQRGANGGSTDCTGKKGEDLFLRVPVGTTVIDATTQEVIGDLIKPGQKLMVAQGGWHGLGNTRFKSSTNRAPRQTTPGKPGDQRDLKMEMKVLADVGLLGLPNAGKSTFIRSVSAAKPKVADYPFTTLVPNLGVVSVDRWKSFVIADIPGLIEGASEGAGLGIRFLKHLARTRVLLHLVDMAPLDESSPADAAEVIVNELTRFSPSLAERERWLVLNKADMVMDDERDERVKEVVERLQWEGPVYVISAISKQGTEKLSHDLMRYLEDRADRLANDPAFAAELAELDQRIEDEARAQLQALDDARTLRRTGVKSVHDIGDDDDWDDFEDDEDGPEIIYVRD, encoded by the coding sequence ATGAAGTTTGTTGACGAAGTATCCATTCGGGTCAAGGCCGGTGACGGCGGCAACGGTTGCATGAGCTTCCGTCGCGAGAAATTCATCGAGAACGGCGGCCCCAACGGCGGCGACGGCGGTGACGGTGGTTCGGTGTACATGGTCGCCGACGAAAACCTCAACACCCTGGTCGACTACCGTTACACCCGCCACCACGAGGCCCAACGCGGCGCCAACGGCGGCAGCACCGACTGCACCGGCAAGAAAGGCGAAGACCTGTTCCTGCGCGTGCCGGTTGGCACCACGGTGATCGATGCCACCACCCAGGAAGTCATCGGTGACCTGATCAAGCCCGGTCAGAAACTGATGGTCGCCCAGGGCGGCTGGCATGGCCTGGGCAACACCCGCTTCAAGTCCAGCACCAACCGTGCGCCGCGCCAGACCACGCCTGGCAAGCCCGGCGATCAGCGCGACCTGAAGATGGAAATGAAAGTGCTGGCCGACGTCGGCCTGCTCGGCCTGCCCAACGCCGGCAAGAGCACCTTCATCCGCTCGGTCTCGGCTGCCAAGCCGAAAGTTGCCGATTACCCGTTCACCACCCTGGTACCGAACCTGGGTGTGGTCAGCGTCGACCGCTGGAAGAGCTTCGTCATCGCCGACATCCCCGGCCTGATCGAAGGCGCTTCCGAGGGTGCCGGTCTGGGTATTCGCTTCCTCAAGCACCTGGCGCGTACCCGCGTGCTGCTGCACCTGGTGGACATGGCGCCGCTGGACGAAAGCAGCCCGGCCGATGCCGCCGAAGTGATCGTCAACGAGCTGACCCGCTTCAGCCCATCGCTGGCCGAGCGTGAGCGCTGGCTGGTGCTGAACAAGGCCGACATGGTCATGGACGACGAGCGCGATGAACGCGTCAAGGAAGTGGTCGAGCGCCTGCAGTGGGAAGGCCCGGTCTATGTGATTTCGGCGATCTCCAAGCAGGGCACCGAGAAGCTCAGCCACGACCTGATGCGCTACCTCGAAGACCGCGCTGATCGCCTGGCCAACGACCCGGCGTTCGCCGCCGAACTCGCCGAGCTCGACCAGCGCATCGAAGACGAGGCGCGCGCCCAGTTGCAAGCCCTGGACGACGCTCGCACCTTGCGCCGCACCGGCGTCAAGAGCGTGCACGACATCGGCGACGACGATGACTGGGACGACTTCGAAGACGACGAAGACGGCCCGGAAATCATTTACGTGCGCGACTGA
- a CDS encoding CreA family protein, producing the protein MLAVVALATPLLAGAEEIGNVSTVFKFVGPNDRIVVEAFDDPKVEGVTCYLSRAKTGGLKGGLGLAEDRAEASIACRQVGAINFKGDLKDGESVFKERTSLVFKTMQVVRFFDKKRNTLVYLVYSDRVIEGSPQNAVTAIPILPWVQ; encoded by the coding sequence ATGCTCGCTGTTGTTGCCCTGGCTACACCGCTGCTGGCCGGCGCCGAGGAAATCGGCAATGTGTCGACGGTGTTCAAGTTCGTCGGCCCGAATGACCGTATCGTCGTCGAGGCCTTCGACGATCCCAAGGTCGAAGGCGTGACCTGCTACCTGTCGCGGGCCAAGACCGGCGGCTTGAAAGGTGGCCTGGGCCTGGCCGAAGACCGCGCCGAAGCCTCGATCGCCTGCCGCCAGGTCGGTGCGATCAATTTCAAGGGCGACCTCAAGGACGGCGAAAGCGTGTTCAAGGAACGCACCTCGCTGGTGTTCAAGACCATGCAGGTGGTGCGCTTCTTCGACAAGAAACGCAACACCCTGGTCTACCTGGTTTACAGCGACCGCGTCATCGAAGGCAGCCCACAGAACGCTGTGACGGCGATTCCGATTCTGCCTTGGGTGCAGTGA
- the rplU gene encoding 50S ribosomal protein L21 translates to MSYAVIVTGGKQYKVAEGEYLKVEKLEVATGESVTFDRVLLVANGDAVTIGAPVVAGATVVAEVVSQGRHDKVRIIKFRRRKHHMKRMGHRQWFTEIKITGIQA, encoded by the coding sequence ATGTCTTACGCAGTAATCGTTACCGGCGGCAAGCAGTACAAAGTCGCTGAAGGTGAATACCTCAAGGTCGAGAAACTGGAAGTCGCCACTGGCGAATCCGTAACCTTCGACCGCGTTCTGCTGGTTGCCAACGGTGACGCCGTCACCATCGGTGCTCCAGTCGTCGCCGGCGCTACCGTCGTTGCCGAAGTCGTGTCGCAAGGCCGTCACGATAAAGTGCGCATCATCAAGTTCCGTCGTCGTAAGCACCACATGAAGCGTATGGGCCACCGCCAGTGGTTCACCGAGATCAAAATCACCGGTATCCAGGCTTAA